From the genome of Fusarium keratoplasticum isolate Fu6.1 chromosome 11, whole genome shotgun sequence, one region includes:
- a CDS encoding Ppx-GppA domain-containing protein has product MTDRSLRLSRELVTDSTPEHYSQLEMDSSDSDSDFEVVDDLSSLYLSDVEPGDEPQITSNGIRFSVTDLSPPLSRILPTVHVYRVAISLYDAQFDPETGHKIPIPQDVIGETVAALNRFKLVCADLGVPRANIHIVATEATRAALNSAEFIKEITSATGLTVDMLHKEDEGRVGALGVASGFSDIRGLMMDLGGGSTQITWIISQAGNVRISDKGSISFPYGAAALSRTLEDLKRGKSKEEAAKALAKLRQEMINKFQDAYKSIAVPESLVEEAKENGGFPLYLSGGGFRGWGYLLLYMSQVGKHPHPISIINGFTVSRERFENTKAMEEVARTAHSVFRVSDRRRKQVPAVAFLVNVLSHAIPHGIRVAHFCQGGVREGLLFRELEPSIRAQDPLEVTTQRFAPESVQAIYNLLIFSCPAPSKGGTRRFPDAISTHVIQAFANLLYVHTIMDKELASTAAMYSTSAGLLASTRGVSHEDRARLALMLESRYMGELPPREAQFKEALRRVITPEEVWWAGYLGRVGYLISRLYPSGKIDESKPRVILSSEWAWDLGRKKQREGVKLTISVQKVKHDPAKLKKALRDHVKIVEKVGKKKNWIGGPNGWGMKVKLVVVEEDIMA; this is encoded by the exons ATGACCGACAGATCTTTGAGGCTATCTCGTGAACTTGTCACGGATTCAACTCCAGAACATTACTCCCAGCTGGAAATGGATTCTTCTgactccgactccgactTCGAAGTTGTTGACGACTTGAGCTCGCTTTACCTCTCTGATGTTGAACCTGGAGATGAGCCTCAA ATTACCAGCAACGGGATCCGCTTCTCAGTCACAGACCtatcccctcccctctctcGCATTCTGCCGACAGTCCATGTTTATCGTGTCGCCATATCACTCTACGACGCACAGTTTGACCCAGAGACTGGGCACAAGATCCCCATCCCCCAAGACGTCATCGGCGAAACCGTGGCCGCCCTGAATCGTTTCAAGCTTGTCTGTGCCGATCTTGGTGTTCCCCGAGCAAACATCCACATTGTCGCCACTGAAGCAACTCGCGCTGCCCTTAACTCTGCTGAGTTTATCAAAGAAATAACCTCAGCTACCGGCCTCACTGTCGATATGCTCCACAAAGAGGACGAAGGACGGGTCGGCGCCTTAGGCGTCGCGAGCGGCTTCTCCGACATTCGAGGACTCATGATGGACCTTGGAGGCGGCAGCACTCAGATTACCTGGATCATATCTCAAGCTGGAAATGTCCGGATCAGTGACAAAGGGTCAATCAGTTTTCCATACGGGGCGGCCGCCTTGAGCAGGACTCTTGAGGATCTGAAAAGGGGTAAATCGAAGGAAGAGGCAGCGAAGGCACTGGCAAAGTTGCGCCAGGAGATGATCAACAAATTCCAAGACGCTTACAAATCGATCGCGGTCCCCGAGAGTCTGGTAGAGGAAGCCAAGGAAAATGGCGGATTCCCGCTCTATCTCTCTGGAGGGGGGTTCAGGGGTTGGGGCTATCTGCTGCTGTACATGAGTCAGGTCGGCAAGCATCCCCATCCAATATCCATTATCAATGGTTTCACTGTTAGCAGGGAGAGGTTTGAGAACACAAAGGCTATGGAGGAGGTTGCTCGGACCGCACATTCCGTGTTTCGGGTTTCTGATCGGCGGAGGAAGCAAGTCCCTGCTGTTGCGTTTCTGGTCAACGTCCTATCCCACGCCATTCCGCATGGAATCCGAGTTGCGCACTTCTGTCAAGGAGGCGTGCGAGAAGGTCTGCTCTTTAGGGAGCTTGAACCAAGCATTCGGGCACAGGACCCGCTCGAAGTCACAACGCAGCGCTTCGCACCCGAGTCAGTCCAGGCCATATACAACCTTCTCATATTCTCCTGTCCCGCGCCTTCAAAGGGCGGTACTCGCAGATTCCCCGATGCCATCAGTACGCACGTCATCCAGGCATTCGCCAATCTTCTGTATGTCCACACCATCATGGACAAAGAGCTGGCCTCAACGGCAGCCATGTACAGCACGAGCGCCGGACTGCTCGCTTCCACCCGTGGAGTTTCCCACGAGGACAGGGCTAGGCTTGCCCTGATGCTAGAGTCGCGGTATATGGGTGAGCTTCCCCCGCGCGAGGCTCAGTTCAAGGAGGCACTCCGTCGTGTCATCACACCAGAGGAAGTTTGGTGGGCTGGATACCTTGGCAGAGTCGGATACCTGATCAGCCGCCTCTATCCGTCGGGCAAAATTGATGAGAGCAAGCCTCGAGTCATTCTTTCATCTGAATGGGCTTGGGATCTAGGACGCAAGAAGCAGAGGGAAGGGGTGAAGTTGACAATCTCTGTGCAGAAGGTCAAACATGACCCTGCCAAATTGAAGAAAGCATTGAGGGACCATGTAAAGATAGTGGAGAAGGTcggaaaaaagaagaattgGATTGGAGGACCGAATGGATGGGGAATGAAGGTAAAACTTGTGGTTGTGGAAGAGGATATTATGGCTTGA
- a CDS encoding PKS-ER domain-containing protein, which produces MKAYQFLGPELGLQLRDLPIPKPGPGDALIQVKAAGLCHSDTHVLHGGGAAWMCALPIILGHEVAGVIVQVGESGTHTFRVGDRVAVACTGHPIEERNFQEAIGVGRDGGYAEYTVAPIKNLVHLPDSVSFAKAAVATDSIATAYHAVVSEGRVGDSSTVAVLGLGGLGLNGVAIAALRGAKVYGVDINTSKFSQARELGAIDCATSLEHFSKEKFDVVIDFAGAQQTIGAAMSTVRPGGTIVVVGLAAETLQFTTTDLVTKNIALRGSTSASLEEFRQVVLLLESGSLEPQIKQIPFDDVPSGLEMLGSGQVAGRLYVVPLDTEAS; this is translated from the coding sequence ATGAAAGCCTATCAATTCTTAGGGCCCGAGCTGGGACTCCAACTGAGAGACTTGCCGATCCCAAAGCCTGGCCCGGGTGATGCTTTGATTCAGGTCAAAGCTGCAGGCCTTTGTCACTCAGACACTCACGTTCTTCATGGAGGCGGTGCCGCTTGGATGTGCGCCTTACCCATCATTCTTGGGCACGAAGTTGCCGGAGTCATTGTCCAAGTCGGTGAATCGGGGACTCACACATTTCGTGTTGGCGACCGTGTGGCCGTCGCCTGTACGGGACACCCCATTGAGGAACGCAATTTCCAAGAGGCTATCGGAGTCGGTCGCGATGGGGGTTACGCCGAATACACCGTAGCCCCAATAAAGAATCTGGTTCATCTTCCGGATTCGGTCAGCTTCGCCAAAGCCGCCGTGGCTACTGACTCGATCGCCACTGCATACCACGCAGTCGTTTCTGAAGGCCGTGTGGGAGATTCCTCTACGGTTGCAGTTCTCGGATTAGGGGGCCTGGGGCTCAATGGTGTTGCCATTGCTGCTCTTCGTGGTGCGAAAGTATATGGAGTGGACATCAACACCTCCAAGTTTAGCCAAGCGAGGGAGCTTGGTGCCATCGACTGTGCGACAAGCTTGGAACACTTTTCGAAGGAAAAGTTCGACGTTGTCATCGATTTTGCAGGTGCCCAACAGACCATCGGAGCGGCCATGTCGACGGTCCGGCCAGGAGGTACAATTGTGGTCGTAGGACTTGCAGCTGAGACCCTCCAGTTCACGACAACAGACCTTGTTACGAAAAACATTGCATTGAGGGGATCGACTAGCGCGAGCCTGGAAGAGTTTCGTCAAGTGGTTCTGTTACTGGAGTCAGGATCTTTGGAACCACAGATCAAGCAGATCCCCTTTGACGATGTGCCCAGTGGTCTCGAAATGCTTGGAAGTGGGCAGGTAGCTGGTCGCTTGTATGTAGTTCCGTTGGACACTGAGGCAAGCTAG
- a CDS encoding MFS domain-containing protein, with amino-acid sequence MTTLDIKADSSHREAVVQAIESANGDKGLWQLIRENPRVIAFAFLANCGSFLFGYDVLVQGAITALPMFSVYYGSIFHDAYILPALWQGLWQAFNAAGIMLGAATNGFMQDRFGRKPMFFVGGAISALGAAVTYVSSELTLVDQRRGLLLVGKFIIGVSMGISMSTCQTYVSEIAPPRLRTILLGFYPFIITVGQMIAISVVFSRVSDMTPAAFRVPFASQWAFSGYAMLVALIVPESPVYLVTKEKIPQAKKSLKLLGSSDEQILVIQSTIEQEMGADAEETSMRECFQGTDWRRTRIVCLLNSLQQFIGVSLVSNSTYFFIMAGMSPTMSLTLNQVGIGCSMACTLISWVVMSRIGRRLAILASFVMAGLIFLGMGIAGCWSQSRVALRFIGVSLLLAACCSNLGVGTAYPIAAAEIPSMRLRAKSLGVGFFTNAFMTWAFSLCVPYMFNSDQGNLGGKIGFVFCGFCAIGFVLSWIEIPETKDISYARIDALFDARAPARKFKAMSQDRLNVDYE; translated from the exons ATGACCACTCTCGACATCAAAGCCGACAGCTCTCACAGGGAAGCCGTTGTTCAGGCCATCGAGTCGGCCAATGGTGACAAGGGCCTTTGGCAGTTGATCCGGGAGAATCCACGGGTCATTGCCTTCGCATTCCTCGCAAACTGTGGCTCATTCTTATTTGGATACGATGTGCTCGTGCAAGGAGCCATCACTGCACTACCCATGTTCTC TGTCTACTACGGATCGATATTCCACGACGCCTATATCCTGCCAGCGCTGTGGCAGGGTCTCTGGCAAGCTTTTAATGCTGCTGGAATCATGCTTGGTGCTGCAACCAATGGGTTCATGCAGGACAGGTTTGGAAGAAAGCCTATGTTCTTCGTAGGCGGTGCAATCTCGGCTCTTG GTGCTGCAGTTACCTATGTCTCTTCTGAATTGACCTTGGTAGACCAGAGACGcggtcttcttctggtcGGGAAGTTCATCATTGGTGTTTCCATGGGCATCTCCATGTCGACCTGCCAAACCTACGTGTCAGAGATTGCTCCCCCACGTCTTCGAACCATCTTGCTTGGCTTCTACCCATTTATTATT ACTGTGGGCCAAATGATTGCTATTTCCGTCGTCTTCTCACGCGTCAGCGACATGACCCCGGCCGCGTTTAGAGTTCCCTTCGCATCTCAGTGGGCGTTCTCCGGATATGCCATGCTCGTGGCCTTGATTGTCCCAGAAAGCCCCGTTTACCTCGTCACGAAAGAAAAGATCCCCCAGGCCAAGAAATCGTTGAAACTTCTAGGGTCATCTGATGAGCagatcctcgtcatccagTCCACCATCGAACAAGAGATGGGGGCTGACGCGGAAGAGACCTCGATGAGAGAATGTTTCCAGGGCACCGATTGGAGGCGTACACGCATCGTTTGCCTTCTCAACTCCCTTCAACAATTCATCGGCGTATCTCTTGTTTCAAACTCGACAtacttcttcatcatggctggaATGAGCCCAACAATGTCCCTGACTCTGAATCAGGTTGGTATTGGTTGCAGCATGGCCTGTACGCTCATATCCTGGGTCGTGATGAGCAGGATAGGCCGCCGCTTGGCGATTCTTGCCAGCTTTGTTATGGCTGGATTGATCTTCCTGGGGATGGGCATAGCCGGGTGCTGGTCCCAAAGCCGGGTGGCTCTGAG GTTTATTGGAGTTTCTCTCCTTTTGGCAGCTTGTTGCAGCAATCTCGGTGTTGGAACAGCATATCCTATCGCCGCCGCAGAGATTCCCTCAATGAGACTGCGTGCCAAGTCTTTAGGTGTCGGTTTTTTTACAAACGCTTTCATGACTTGGGCTTTCTCGCTGTGTGTTCCCTACATGTTCAACTCCGACCAAGGCAACTTGGGCGGGAAGATTGGATTTGTCTTTTGTGGGTTTTGCGCCATCGGCTTTGTTTTGTCCTGGATTGAGATTCCGGAGACCAAGGACATTTCCTATGCACGGATCGACGCATTGTTTGATGCTCGAGCACCAGCCCGAAAGTTCAAAGCCATGTCGCAGGACAGGCTGAATGTGGATTATGAATAG